Proteins encoded by one window of Geobacter sp. DSM 9736:
- a CDS encoding substrate-binding domain-containing protein yields MRKAALVLALLSLTVAGAAGAEEIKVGGGGASIATAFVPVKPHFEKATGMNLINLQSTPKNGLIDLVQGKLDAAVSAVALEGMIAGAEKDGVKVDPASLQVTPVAKNKTVAFVHKDNTVKKLSKAQLKGIFTGKIANWKEVGGPDKDIIVVWGKNSPGQNAQFVKGILDGEPVTKEHLEATDYASIKQTVASNPEGIGIDPLSFADDTFKPVEMDVELTSPIILITKGKPSAKVQKLIDFVKGEGQKYIK; encoded by the coding sequence ATGCGCAAAGCAGCACTGGTACTCGCACTTCTTTCACTTACGGTGGCGGGAGCCGCGGGAGCGGAAGAAATCAAGGTCGGCGGAGGGGGCGCTTCCATCGCCACCGCCTTCGTCCCAGTCAAGCCCCATTTCGAGAAGGCTACCGGAATGAATCTCATCAATCTCCAGAGCACGCCGAAGAACGGGCTCATCGACCTGGTCCAGGGCAAGCTGGATGCCGCAGTCTCCGCCGTCGCCCTCGAAGGTATGATCGCCGGCGCCGAGAAGGATGGCGTGAAGGTCGATCCCGCTTCCCTCCAGGTTACCCCTGTGGCGAAGAACAAGACCGTGGCCTTTGTCCACAAGGACAACACGGTGAAGAAGCTCAGCAAGGCGCAGCTGAAGGGGATCTTCACCGGCAAGATCGCCAACTGGAAGGAAGTCGGCGGCCCGGACAAGGACATCATCGTGGTCTGGGGCAAGAACAGCCCGGGGCAGAATGCCCAGTTCGTGAAGGGTATTCTTGACGGCGAGCCGGTGACCAAGGAACACCTGGAAGCGACCGACTACGCCAGCATCAAGCAGACCGTCGCTTCCAACCCGGAGGGCATCGGCATCGATCCCCTCTCCTTCGCAGACGACACCTTCAAGCCGGTGGAGATGGACGTGGAGCTGACAAGCCCCATCATCCTCATCACCAAGGGGAAACCCTCGGCCAAGGTCCAGAAGCTCATCGACTTCGTCAAGGGTGAAGGACAGAAATACATCAAGTAA
- a CDS encoding class I SAM-dependent methyltransferase, whose product MIDFQEVVVEQKGKSRLHEVLVDRIGTRGKITFAEFMAACLYEPGLGYYTSPGRKVGAEGDFYTSSNVHAVFGRLISRELCRMWENLGEPSGFSVVEVGAGGGRLARDILDAIRELNPRCYDALTYRLIEKEPSLRSAQQEILAAHPDKPAWSTPEELSAGSLRITGCILSNELIDSFPTHVVEMTRAGLQEVYVTAVNGDLMEIADAPSTPEIEQYLQEDGVVLHEGQRAEVNLAALRWIEAAAAALERGFVLTIDYGYLADELYAPARKNGTLLCYYRHTTEEDPYARLGEQDITTHVDFTALSRGGERAGLRTVWYGEQYRFLMGAGMMEEIMALEERAGSEEERLKNRLALKKLILPDGGMGDTFKVLVQAKGVAEPRLLCMRDWGSGF is encoded by the coding sequence ATGATCGACTTTCAGGAGGTTGTGGTGGAGCAGAAAGGGAAAAGCAGGCTGCATGAGGTCCTTGTCGACAGAATAGGGACACGGGGTAAGATCACCTTTGCGGAATTCATGGCTGCGTGCCTCTACGAGCCGGGGCTCGGGTACTATACCTCTCCCGGGCGAAAGGTCGGGGCCGAAGGGGACTTCTATACGAGCAGCAACGTCCATGCGGTGTTCGGCAGGCTCATAAGCCGGGAGCTTTGCCGGATGTGGGAGAACCTGGGAGAGCCCTCCGGCTTCTCCGTTGTGGAGGTCGGAGCAGGGGGAGGCCGCCTCGCCCGGGATATCCTCGACGCGATCCGTGAGCTGAACCCGCGCTGCTACGACGCGCTTACCTACCGTCTGATCGAGAAGGAACCATCGCTCCGGTCGGCGCAGCAGGAAATCCTTGCCGCTCACCCCGACAAGCCGGCGTGGAGCACTCCGGAGGAACTCTCCGCCGGAAGCCTCAGGATTACAGGCTGCATCCTTTCCAACGAGCTGATCGATTCCTTCCCCACCCATGTGGTCGAGATGACCCGCGCCGGGCTCCAGGAAGTCTACGTCACGGCGGTGAACGGCGATCTCATGGAAATCGCCGATGCTCCTTCAACCCCCGAGATCGAGCAGTACCTGCAGGAGGATGGGGTCGTTCTGCATGAAGGGCAGCGAGCCGAAGTAAACCTGGCCGCGCTCCGCTGGATCGAGGCTGCCGCCGCTGCCCTTGAAAGAGGTTTCGTTCTGACCATCGACTACGGATACCTGGCTGACGAACTGTATGCCCCTGCAAGGAAAAACGGCACCCTCCTCTGCTATTACCGTCATACAACCGAGGAGGACCCGTATGCCCGTCTCGGTGAGCAGGACATAACCACCCATGTCGATTTTACGGCCCTTTCCCGCGGGGGTGAGCGGGCGGGGCTGCGGACCGTCTGGTACGGGGAGCAGTACCGGTTCCTCATGGGGGCCGGGATGATGGAGGAGATCATGGCGCTGGAAGAGCGTGCCGGATCGGAGGAGGAGCGGCTCAAGAACAGGCTCGCCCTCAAGAAGCTCATCCTTCCGGACGGCGGCATGGGGGACACGTTCAAGGTGCTAGTGCAGGCGAAGGGGGTGGCGGAGCCGCGGCTTCTGTGCATGCGCGATTGGGGAAGCGGGTTTTGA
- a CDS encoding ABC transporter ATP-binding protein produces the protein MDEVVRVNNVTKVYTMGDQRVEALKGVSFSVRRGDFVAIMGASGSGKSTCMNMLGCLDVPTGGEYLLDGVDVGKLSSNELAEIRNRKLGFVFQGFNLLPRTTARENVELPLVYARVPAAARHEKALAALERVGLAGRSGHFSNQLSGGQQQRVAIARALVNDPSILLADEPTGNLDSRTSVEIMGIFQELNRQGITIIMVTHEPDIAAFTGRHLIFRDGHILSDTVNPAPRDAKSALAEEARA, from the coding sequence ATGGACGAAGTGGTTCGTGTAAATAACGTCACCAAGGTCTACACCATGGGGGACCAGCGGGTCGAGGCGCTCAAGGGGGTATCCTTCAGCGTGCGCCGTGGAGACTTCGTCGCCATAATGGGAGCGTCAGGGAGCGGAAAATCGACCTGCATGAACATGCTCGGCTGTCTCGACGTGCCCACGGGAGGGGAATACCTGCTGGACGGGGTGGACGTAGGGAAGCTTTCCTCCAACGAACTTGCCGAGATCAGGAACAGGAAGCTCGGATTCGTCTTTCAGGGTTTCAATCTCCTCCCCAGAACCACCGCTCGGGAAAACGTCGAGCTCCCGCTGGTCTATGCACGCGTCCCTGCGGCTGCCAGACATGAAAAAGCACTGGCAGCTCTTGAGCGTGTAGGGCTTGCCGGCAGATCGGGCCACTTCTCCAACCAGCTCTCGGGGGGGCAGCAGCAGCGGGTGGCGATCGCCAGGGCTCTTGTGAATGACCCTTCCATCCTTCTTGCCGATGAACCAACGGGAAACCTGGATTCGAGGACATCCGTCGAAATTATGGGAATCTTCCAGGAGTTGAACCGCCAGGGAATCACCATCATCATGGTCACCCATGAACCGGACATCGCTGCATTCACCGGCCGTCACCTGATATTCCGCGACGGGCACATCCTCTCCGACACAGTCAATCCAGCCCCCAGGGATGCAAAATCGGCACTCGCCGAGGAGGCTCGTGCATGA
- a CDS encoding HAD family hydrolase: MNNHIRSLIFDLDGTLYVSADLGRAITETACGYLADLKGISVSEAETLVARTRKALTERSGSAATLSQACVELGGDLRDLHHKFASELEPERFIRTDERVVELIRLLAGGFELFVYTNNNRRLAERIMKTIGVSGLFQRVFTIEETWKPKPDRETLEFILREIGRKPEECLFVGDRYDVDLRLPADLGCAVCLVKSVEELFPLCKLLHEESL; the protein is encoded by the coding sequence GTGAACAATCATATCAGAAGCCTCATTTTCGATCTTGACGGTACCCTCTACGTCAGCGCCGATCTTGGACGCGCGATAACGGAAACCGCGTGCGGCTATCTTGCCGACCTCAAGGGGATAAGCGTTTCCGAAGCCGAAACGCTGGTTGCCCGCACAAGGAAAGCCCTCACCGAGCGGAGCGGCTCTGCCGCAACCCTGAGCCAGGCCTGCGTGGAGCTTGGAGGGGACCTGCGGGATCTGCATCACAAGTTTGCCTCCGAACTGGAGCCGGAACGCTTCATCCGGACGGACGAGCGGGTGGTGGAGCTGATACGGCTGCTGGCCGGCGGATTCGAACTCTTCGTCTACACCAACAACAACCGGCGCCTTGCCGAGCGGATCATGAAGACCATCGGAGTGAGCGGCCTGTTCCAGCGCGTCTTCACCATCGAGGAAACCTGGAAGCCTAAGCCGGACCGGGAGACGCTGGAGTTTATTCTTCGCGAGATCGGAAGGAAACCCGAAGAGTGTCTGTTCGTGGGGGACCGCTACGACGTGGATCTGCGCCTCCCCGCAGACCTTGGGTGCGCCGTCTGTCTTGTCAAGAGCGTCGAGGAGCTGTTTCCACTTTGCAAATTACTACACGAGGAGAGTTTATGA
- a CDS encoding ferritin family protein has translation MTESRKETLDAIMRALELEKETFDFYVEAEQKTFHPAGKRMFRWLAKTEEEHYLRLNELYSSLHEGGRWVFYGGSTITLDAEGADHVGFGTDDLEALKVAMDIERKGIDFFESLAARTSDPDGKAMLERLRDEEKEHLRVIEEKYTALTGN, from the coding sequence ATGACGGAGAGCAGGAAGGAAACCCTCGATGCCATCATGCGGGCGCTGGAGCTGGAGAAGGAGACATTCGACTTCTATGTCGAGGCCGAGCAGAAGACGTTCCACCCGGCGGGAAAGCGCATGTTCCGGTGGCTCGCCAAGACTGAGGAGGAGCACTACCTGCGTCTGAACGAACTCTATTCCTCCCTCCATGAGGGGGGGCGCTGGGTTTTCTACGGCGGCTCCACCATCACGCTGGATGCCGAAGGGGCGGACCATGTCGGTTTCGGCACCGACGACCTTGAGGCGCTCAAGGTGGCGATGGACATAGAGCGGAAGGGGATCGACTTCTTCGAGTCGCTTGCAGCGCGGACCAGCGACCCCGACGGCAAGGCGATGCTGGAGAGGCTCCGGGACGAGGAGAAGGAGCATCTGCGGGTGATCGAGGAAAAGTACACAGCCTTGACGGGAAACTAG
- a CDS encoding phosphatidylserine/phosphatidylglycerophosphate/cardiolipin synthase family protein: protein MSRLRRKRQFRIFRTPRFFRWFRRNTEAACSPQNRVRLFDTGGELFRAMIESFAQARHQILIEFYIIRSDRTGAAFAQALLAAAARGVSVRLLYDYVGCFDTPGYYFRHLEKGGVRCIPFNPPPFRGGLAWFDRRDHRKMVLVDGAVAFLGGINIGDEYAAGEETGEQWRDLGVRIEGPAVSFLQQLFLETWVEERGDTFIPEETALADREAGDASLMVVTGSPHHNRSFIRSAFMMAVAGASETVKVLTPYFVPGPRFLRSLLRAARRGVRVQLVLPEKSDVPLVRLVSRSYYGPLLRAGVEVYERQGTILHAKVMVIDGCWTVIGSANLDLRSFHRNYELNVVVDSHEFGMQVERAIEEDIRRSHRIDLVEHEQRGVLVRLMERLSAPASWFL from the coding sequence ATGTCCCGGCTGCGGCGCAAGCGGCAATTCCGCATATTTCGCACGCCACGGTTCTTCCGCTGGTTCAGGAGGAACACCGAGGCTGCCTGCTCTCCTCAGAACCGGGTCAGGCTCTTCGATACCGGCGGCGAACTCTTTCGGGCGATGATCGAATCCTTCGCCCAGGCCCGCCACCAAATTCTCATCGAGTTCTATATCATACGGAGCGACCGTACCGGCGCTGCCTTCGCTCAGGCCCTTCTGGCGGCGGCGGCCCGGGGTGTCTCCGTCCGGCTTCTATACGACTATGTCGGCTGCTTCGATACTCCCGGTTACTATTTCAGGCACCTCGAAAAAGGAGGTGTACGCTGCATCCCCTTCAACCCTCCCCCCTTTCGCGGGGGTCTTGCGTGGTTCGACCGGCGGGACCATCGTAAAATGGTGCTGGTGGATGGCGCCGTTGCTTTTCTCGGCGGGATCAACATCGGCGATGAATATGCAGCAGGTGAGGAAACCGGCGAGCAGTGGCGCGACCTGGGTGTCAGGATAGAAGGGCCCGCGGTCTCGTTCCTGCAGCAGCTCTTCCTTGAGACATGGGTCGAGGAGAGGGGAGATACGTTCATCCCTGAGGAAACAGCGCTTGCCGACCGGGAGGCGGGTGACGCCTCTCTGATGGTCGTGACTGGAAGTCCCCACCACAACCGCTCCTTCATCCGGAGCGCCTTCATGATGGCCGTTGCGGGCGCTTCCGAGACGGTGAAGGTGCTCACCCCCTATTTCGTGCCGGGGCCCCGTTTCCTCCGCTCGCTGCTGCGCGCTGCGCGGCGGGGAGTCCGCGTCCAGCTGGTGCTACCGGAAAAAAGCGACGTTCCTCTTGTAAGGCTCGTGAGCCGCAGCTACTATGGGCCGCTTCTACGCGCGGGGGTGGAGGTCTACGAGCGGCAGGGCACCATTCTGCACGCCAAGGTCATGGTCATAGACGGTTGCTGGACCGTAATAGGGTCGGCAAATCTTGACCTGCGCAGCTTCCATCGGAATTATGAACTCAACGTGGTGGTGGACAGCCATGAATTCGGGATGCAGGTGGAGAGGGCCATAGAGGAGGACATCCGCCGCTCACACCGGATCGATCTGGTGGAACATGAGCAGCGGGGCGTGTTGGTGCGGTTGATGGAGCGGCTGAGCGCCCCGGCAAGCTGGTTTTTGTGA
- a CDS encoding aspartate ammonia-lyase, with the protein MSTRIEKDTLGEVEVPADAYYGAQTARALANFPISGLKPHPALVWSTLVIKKCAAGANMATGRLPQELGEAIVRAADEAIAGGLADQFVVDPFQAGAGTSHNMNVNEVLAARAGELLGCDRGNRQKVHPNDHVNMAQSTNDVFPTAMRIASLRLVEGLRPVLEGLQNELSEKGREFDGIIKSGRTHLQDAVPIRLGQEFEAYATAIRKNMEAIERTLPELCELGIGATAVGTGLNAEDQYIDLVVAGIEAETGFPVRRGGNLVERTQNMEPFLALSSALKGLSANLVRISNDLRLLASGPRTGLGEISLPAVQPGSSIMPGKVNPSIAEMMNMVGFQVMGADTVVALAVQAGQLELNVMMPVIAYNLLFSLEILTNGVRKFSEACISGITASQTRCLRYFEESVGLVTVLAPYLGYEAAAEVAKESVKTGRSVRDIIVARELLTPQMLARILDPYPLTTPGVPGQK; encoded by the coding sequence ATGTCCACACGCATCGAGAAAGATACCTTGGGGGAGGTCGAGGTTCCGGCGGACGCGTATTACGGCGCGCAGACCGCGCGGGCTCTTGCGAATTTCCCTATCTCGGGGCTGAAGCCGCATCCTGCGCTCGTGTGGAGCACCCTCGTCATCAAGAAATGCGCAGCCGGCGCGAACATGGCTACGGGGCGTCTGCCGCAGGAATTGGGGGAGGCTATAGTGCGGGCCGCCGACGAGGCGATTGCCGGCGGGTTGGCTGACCAGTTCGTCGTGGACCCCTTCCAGGCGGGAGCCGGTACCTCTCACAACATGAACGTGAACGAGGTGCTGGCGGCGAGGGCGGGTGAACTGCTCGGCTGCGACAGGGGGAATCGGCAGAAGGTTCACCCCAACGATCACGTCAATATGGCTCAGTCCACCAACGACGTCTTTCCGACCGCCATGAGGATAGCGTCTCTGCGCCTGGTGGAGGGATTGCGTCCGGTGCTGGAGGGGCTGCAGAACGAACTGAGCGAAAAAGGTCGCGAGTTCGACGGTATCATCAAATCGGGGCGCACTCATCTTCAGGACGCCGTCCCGATACGGCTAGGTCAGGAATTCGAGGCATACGCCACCGCCATCCGGAAGAATATGGAGGCCATTGAACGGACGCTTCCAGAACTGTGCGAGCTGGGAATCGGCGCAACCGCAGTGGGTACGGGTCTCAATGCCGAAGACCAATACATCGACCTGGTTGTGGCCGGCATCGAAGCGGAAACCGGTTTTCCAGTGAGGCGCGGCGGCAATCTGGTCGAGCGCACCCAGAACATGGAGCCGTTCCTTGCCCTCAGCTCCGCGCTGAAGGGGCTCTCGGCCAACCTCGTGCGAATCTCCAACGACCTGCGCCTGCTCGCATCCGGCCCCCGCACCGGCCTGGGCGAGATATCCCTGCCGGCGGTCCAGCCCGGGTCCTCCATCATGCCCGGTAAAGTGAATCCCTCCATCGCAGAGATGATGAACATGGTCGGATTTCAGGTGATGGGGGCGGACACGGTGGTGGCGCTGGCCGTCCAGGCGGGGCAACTGGAACTGAACGTTATGATGCCTGTAATTGCATACAACCTGTTGTTCTCGTTGGAGATCCTGACGAACGGTGTGCGCAAGTTCAGCGAGGCGTGCATCTCGGGAATAACCGCCAGCCAGACCCGGTGTCTGCGCTATTTCGAGGAGTCTGTGGGGCTGGTGACGGTGCTTGCGCCCTACCTCGGATACGAGGCTGCTGCCGAAGTGGCGAAGGAGTCGGTCAAGACGGGCCGGAGCGTCAGGGATATCATCGTTGCGCGGGAGCTTCTCACCCCGCAGATGCTGGCGCGCATACTCGACCCGTATCCGCTGACGACCCCGGGAGTGCCGGGGCAGAAGTAA
- a CDS encoding substrate-binding domain-containing protein encodes MKKLYVVLAALCSLVLTSGTSRGEELVIGAGAAPTENVLKPVKDPFEKATGIRLTIISSGPKNALLEMDKGSVEAAAAGLSFQDWMKLMEKEGAPVKDPAALQQTVIGRDRIVVIVNKENPVTKLSREQLQGIFSGRTENWKDVGGSDTPVLIVWGKLIPGTNSMFSARVLDGTPVTTDLVEATTAEDVRQNIAANPSAIGIGPVAILDGSIKAVEAPEVTRDIVLVTKGKPSAKVQKLLTFIKGEGQKYIKQ; translated from the coding sequence ATGAAAAAGCTTTATGTCGTACTGGCGGCTCTCTGCAGTCTGGTTCTGACTTCCGGCACCTCCCGGGGAGAGGAGCTAGTAATAGGAGCAGGCGCAGCTCCCACCGAAAACGTGCTCAAGCCGGTGAAGGATCCATTCGAAAAGGCAACCGGCATCAGGCTGACCATAATCTCGTCGGGACCGAAAAACGCCCTGCTGGAAATGGATAAGGGGTCGGTGGAGGCAGCGGCTGCCGGGCTTTCGTTCCAGGACTGGATGAAGCTGATGGAAAAGGAAGGGGCCCCGGTCAAGGACCCCGCGGCCCTGCAGCAGACGGTGATCGGCCGCGACCGGATCGTGGTGATCGTCAACAAGGAGAACCCGGTCACTAAACTCTCCAGGGAACAGCTCCAGGGGATCTTCAGCGGCCGGACGGAGAACTGGAAGGACGTGGGGGGGAGCGATACCCCGGTTCTGATCGTGTGGGGGAAGCTGATCCCGGGAACGAACAGCATGTTCTCGGCAAGGGTGCTGGACGGCACGCCGGTGACGACCGATCTCGTGGAAGCCACCACCGCCGAAGATGTCCGGCAGAACATAGCCGCGAATCCGTCGGCCATCGGAATCGGCCCCGTCGCCATCCTCGACGGCAGCATCAAAGCCGTGGAAGCGCCGGAAGTAACCCGGGACATCGTGCTGGTCACGAAAGGGAAGCCTTCCGCGAAAGTACAGAAACTGCTGACCTTCATCAAGGGTGAAGGACAAAAATACATCAAGCAGTAA
- a CDS encoding NifU family protein, which yields MVEDVKKVLELIRPALQNDGGDVELVDVSPDGVVKVKLVGACGHCPMSTMTLKMGIEKTLKDKVPGVKEVVQVQ from the coding sequence ATGGTTGAAGACGTAAAGAAAGTTCTGGAGCTGATTCGTCCTGCCCTGCAGAACGACGGTGGGGACGTTGAGCTCGTTGACGTTTCGCCGGACGGAGTGGTCAAGGTGAAGCTTGTAGGCGCATGCGGCCACTGCCCCATGTCCACGATGACCCTCAAGATGGGGATCGAGAAGACTCTCAAGGACAAGGTTCCGGGAGTGAAGGAAGTCGTACAGGTTCAATAG
- a CDS encoding ABC transporter permease: protein MTTLWQSLLIAMRALRVNKMRSLLTMLGIIIGIAAVIAMVAIGSGASKMISDQIASIGSNLLLVIPGSTTSGGLRSGFGGTPTLTYDDARAIKEECPSVGEVAPTVRSSAQIVYGNMNWSTIVMGVTPEILTIREWPLVSGRNLTYSDVEGATKNCLIGQTVADNLFGSVDPLGKVIRIKKIPFTVVGVLDRKGQSPQGTDQDDTIFIPLRTAQRKVFGSQFPNTVNAMMVQAKSADVLKKAEEEVIALLDQRHRIGPSKERDFTIRNLSEILAVSEQSSRVMSILLGAVASISLVVGGIGIMNIMLVSVTERTREIGIRMAIGAKQRDILLQFLTEAVLLTTCGGILGMGLGVAGAMAVGRFMGWPTLISTQAIVIAFLFSAAVGIFFGFYPARKAARLNPIEALRYE from the coding sequence ATGACGACCCTCTGGCAAAGCCTCCTTATCGCAATGCGGGCGCTCCGCGTCAACAAGATGCGGTCGCTTCTCACCATGCTAGGAATCATCATCGGCATCGCCGCCGTCATAGCCATGGTCGCCATCGGCTCCGGCGCAAGCAAGATGATTTCGGATCAGATCGCCAGCATCGGAAGCAACCTCCTCCTCGTCATCCCCGGCTCCACTACCAGCGGCGGCCTGCGCTCCGGCTTCGGCGGCACCCCGACCCTCACCTACGATGATGCCCGTGCCATCAAGGAGGAGTGCCCCTCGGTGGGAGAGGTGGCTCCCACAGTCCGCAGTTCGGCGCAGATCGTCTACGGCAACATGAACTGGTCGACCATCGTGATGGGAGTGACGCCGGAGATTCTGACGATCCGTGAATGGCCCCTGGTAAGCGGGCGAAACCTTACCTACTCGGACGTGGAGGGAGCCACCAAGAACTGCCTCATCGGGCAGACCGTTGCTGACAACCTGTTCGGCAGCGTCGACCCCCTCGGGAAAGTGATAAGGATCAAAAAAATACCCTTCACAGTTGTCGGCGTACTCGACCGCAAGGGGCAATCCCCCCAGGGGACCGACCAGGACGATACCATCTTCATCCCGCTTCGCACCGCCCAGCGAAAGGTTTTCGGCAGCCAGTTCCCCAACACGGTCAACGCCATGATGGTACAGGCGAAGAGCGCAGACGTACTGAAAAAGGCCGAAGAGGAGGTGATCGCACTCCTCGACCAGCGGCACCGGATCGGGCCGTCCAAGGAGCGTGATTTCACCATACGCAATCTCTCCGAAATCCTGGCAGTCTCCGAGCAGTCCTCCAGGGTCATGTCGATCCTTCTTGGGGCCGTCGCCTCCATTTCCCTCGTCGTAGGAGGAATCGGCATCATGAACATCATGCTAGTGTCGGTGACGGAACGGACCAGGGAGATCGGCATCAGAATGGCGATCGGCGCAAAGCAGCGTGACATCCTGCTCCAGTTCCTCACCGAAGCGGTGCTGCTGACGACCTGCGGGGGGATTCTAGGAATGGGGCTCGGGGTGGCGGGAGCCATGGCGGTGGGAAGATTCATGGGATGGCCGACGCTAATCTCCACTCAGGCCATTGTGATAGCCTTTCTCTTCTCCGCCGCAGTCGGCATATTCTTCGGCTTCTACCCTGCCCGGAAAGCAGCACGGCTGAACCCGATAGAAGCGTTGCGGTATGAGTGA